The genomic DNA GGCGTTGACCAGGTGGGAGAAGACCGCGTTGATCTGCCCCGGCGTCGCCCAGAGATCGTCGGTGAACCCGATCACCAGCGCGTCCGTCTTCACCTCGGCGGTGCGCCGGGCGGCATCCATGCTCGGATCATCAAAGAAGTAGTTCGGTTTTTTGCTCCAGCCGCTCCACTCCAGCATTGCGGCACCGGGCATGTCCTCCCCCAGGCCGAGCTTCCGGCCGGGCACGGCGCCCAGCAGCCGGCCGGTCAGCGGACCGAGGAAGCTCAGGATCAGTCCCACCCGGAACCGTTCCTTCCGGTCCTCAATGGCCCTGGTGACACCGGCGTGCGAGGCCACGCCCACGAATCCGCGCAGGTCCTCCAGCCCGTTGTTCAGCGCCATGGCGTGGGCGCCGAGGCTGTGGCCCACGGCCAGGTGCGGCAGGTCGGGGAAACGGTCCCGCATCCAGGCCGACGTCGCCGGGACGTCCTGGCCCATCCAGTCGCGCATCCTCAGCTGCCGGTTCGCCTTCGGGCTGCCCGAGGCGCCGGTCCCGCGGTAGTCATAGGTCAGCACGGCAAACCCGTTTTCGGCCAGGTATTCGCCGAAGCCGGTGTACAGCCGTTCCGCCACCGCGGTGGCCGGGTGGATGACGACGGCGGCCCGGGCCGTGCCGTCGGGTAGGCGCAGGGTTCCGGCCACCGCACCGCCGGCGGGAACCGGGATGGAAATCCGTTCGGCAGTGATCGAGGTCACGTCATTATTTCGCATGCGAAACAATATACATGGGACGAACGGTTGCGGATACCCTTCGGGGTCGGACTTCTCGGTCTGGGGTGGGTGGCGGGCTGGCAGGCTGGCTGGCTGGCTGGCTGGCAGGCTGGCAGGCTGGCTGTACGGGCCCGGCACTTTGCCGCCGGTTTGTGGATTCCCTGCCGGTTTGGGTTTGTACTGCCGGTTTAAACGGGCAGCAAAAACCCAAACCGGCAGCAGATTCCCGAACCGGTCGATTTTCCAGGCCGGGACTCTCCCCGGCCCGCACAGATTCCCACGGAGTGTTACTGGTGCGACGCGTGGGGAAACATCCGCCCCACCTGCACCAGAGCGTGGGAAAACCGAGTCACCGCGAGGTTGGCAGCCAAACGAGAAGGCACAAATTACCGATTTTCAGCCGAAAAACGGTAATTTGTGCCTTCTCGATTCCCGCGAACCCTCCGGCCCGCTTAGTAACTCGCGCGGTCCCCGCCCTCCGCAGCGGGGATGTACTTCGCCGCCAGTGCCTCGCTCCCCCGGGCCAGCATCGCAACGTCGGCGCCCACCAGAATAAAGTCCACGCCGGCGTCGATATAGCGGCGGGCGGTGGCCTCGGCGAAGGCGTTCACCCCCACGGGTTTGCCAGCGGCCTTCACCACCCGGATGCAGTGCTCGACGGCGGAGACCACGTCCGGGTGCTCCTGCTGGCCCAGCAGCCCCATGGAGGCGGCCAGATCAGCAGGACCGAGGAACAGCCCGTCCACTCCCTCAACGGCGGCAATCGAAGCCACGTTGTCGACGGCGGCCACGGACTCGATCTGCACCAGCAGCGTCACGGACTCGGCGGCGTTTTCGAGGTAGCCCTCGATCCGGTTCCAGCGGGAGGCACGGGCCAGGGCGCTGCCCACGCCGCGGATCCCGTGCGGCGGATACCGGAAGGCGCGGACCAGCTCGGCCGCCTGCTCCGGGGTGTCCACCATGGGAATCAGCAGGTTCTGCGCGCCCAGGTCCAGGTACTGCTTGAGCAGCACCGCATCCCCGATGGGCGGGCGGACCACGGCACTAACAGGGTAGCCGTGCACGGCCTGCAGCTGCGCCAGCAGGGATTCAATCCCGTTGGGGCTGTGCTCGGCGTCGATCAGCAGCCAGTCCAGGCCGGAGCCGGCGCAGATTTCAGCGACCAGCGGGCTGCCGGAGCAGACCCACATACCGGTCTGGCGGCCGCCGGCGGCAAGCCGGGCGGCGAAGGTTTGCTCTACTCGAAGCGGCATGTGATGGTTCCCAACGGTCCGTAGTCAGCGAAGACGGTATCGCCCTTGTAGACCCACATGGGCCGGGTGAACGATCCGGCAAGAATAATTTCCCCGGCCTGCAGCGAGGTGCCGTGCGCGGCGAGCTTGTTCGCCAGCCAGTACACGCCGGCGGCGGGGTGGTTCAGCACGCCGGCTGCAACGCCGGTTTCCTCGATACCCTGGTTGCGGTAGAGCAGGGCGGAGACCCAGCGGAGATCGACGTCGGCCGGTTTCACCGGGTTGCCGCCCACCACCATGGCGCCCATGGCCGCGTTGTCGGAGATGGTGTCCACAATGGTCCGGCCGTCCATCTCGATCCGCGAATCCAGGATCTCCAGGGCCGGCACCACGTAGTCCGTGGCGTCCAGGACGTCGAAGAGCGTGCAATTCGGGCCGGCCAGCGGCCTGCCCAGCACAAACGCCAGCTCCACCTCGATGCGGGGATGCGTGTAGGCATCCCACTGCAGAACGGCGCCGTTCTCCAGCACCATGTCATCCAGGATGACGCCGTAGTCCGGCTCGGTAATGCCGGTGGCTGCCTGCATGGCCTTGGAGGTCAGGCCGATCTTGTGCCCGGCCAGCTTCCGGCCGGAGGCTAGCAGCCGGTCCGCCCAGAGGTTCTGCACCGCGTAGGAATCCTCCACGGTCATCTCGGGATAACGGGCGGTCAGCAGCGGCACCGGGGTCCGGGTCCGCTTGGCTTCGACCAGTTCATCGGCCACCGCCTTCAGGGTCTCTTTATCTAGCACCGTGCTGCTTTCTGTTCGTTAAAACTAAGGGTGGGACGGGGTGGGACCAGCGTCCGGGAGGACGACGACGGCGCCGGGCTCGCGCCGCCGTCGTTACCGCGCCGTCGTCGGGCCTTTCCGGCGGGGCCGGCCCTAGAGCTGGGTACCGATCTTGAAGCCCTTGGCGGCCTCGCCCGCGTAGCTGCCCGACTCGTCGTCGGGCCGGGTGTAGGAGAACCCGTCCGCGCCGATGGTGACCGCCATTTCGGAGGTCTCCGTGCGCTTGGTCAGCGGCTGCGGGTTGCCGTCCAGGTCCAGGACCAGGGAGGCCTCGGTGTACCAGGACGGGACCACGGGGTTGCCCCACCAGTCGCGGCGCTGGTTGTCGTGGACGTCCCAGGTGATGGTGGGGTTGTCCGGATCACCGGTGTAGTAGTCCTGCGTGTAGATCTCGATGCGGTGGTCATCCGGATCCAGGATGTAGAGGTAGAAGGCGTTGGATACCCCGTGCCGGCCGGGACCGCGTTCAATCCGGTCGGAAATGCGCAGCGCGCCCATCTTGTCGCAGATCTGGATGATGTTGTGCTTTTCGTGCGTGGCGAAGGCCATGTGGTGCATGCGCGGGCCGTCGCCGCCGGTCAGGGCGGTGTCATGCACGGTGTGCTTGCGGTGCATCCAGGCGGCGTAGGTGACGCCGGCGGAGTCCTTGATGTCCTCGGAGACGCGGAAGCCCAGGTCCTCCAGGTAGGCGCGGCCGCGGGGCACGTCCGGGGTGACCTGGTTGAAGTGGTCCA from Arthrobacter zhangbolii includes the following:
- a CDS encoding alpha/beta hydrolase family protein, with amino-acid sequence MRNNDVTSITAERISIPVPAGGAVAGTLRLPDGTARAAVVIHPATAVAERLYTGFGEYLAENGFAVLTYDYRGTGASGSPKANRQLRMRDWMGQDVPATSAWMRDRFPDLPHLAVGHSLGAHAMALNNGLEDLRGFVGVASHAGVTRAIEDRKERFRVGLILSFLGPLTGRLLGAVPGRKLGLGEDMPGAAMLEWSGWSKKPNYFFDDPSMDAARRTAEVKTDALVIGFTDDLWATPGQINAVFSHLVNASVERRTYSPAGHMGFFRRSSREKLWPEVLTWLTEKAGLSPQ
- a CDS encoding HpcH/HpaI aldolase family protein — encoded protein: MPLRVEQTFAARLAAGGRQTGMWVCSGSPLVAEICAGSGLDWLLIDAEHSPNGIESLLAQLQAVHGYPVSAVVRPPIGDAVLLKQYLDLGAQNLLIPMVDTPEQAAELVRAFRYPPHGIRGVGSALARASRWNRIEGYLENAAESVTLLVQIESVAAVDNVASIAAVEGVDGLFLGPADLAASMGLLGQQEHPDVVSAVEHCIRVVKAAGKPVGVNAFAEATARRYIDAGVDFILVGADVAMLARGSEALAAKYIPAAEGGDRASY
- the hpaH gene encoding 2-oxo-hept-4-ene-1,7-dioate hydratase: MLDKETLKAVADELVEAKRTRTPVPLLTARYPEMTVEDSYAVQNLWADRLLASGRKLAGHKIGLTSKAMQAATGITEPDYGVILDDMVLENGAVLQWDAYTHPRIEVELAFVLGRPLAGPNCTLFDVLDATDYVVPALEILDSRIEMDGRTIVDTISDNAAMGAMVVGGNPVKPADVDLRWVSALLYRNQGIEETGVAAGVLNHPAAGVYWLANKLAAHGTSLQAGEIILAGSFTRPMWVYKGDTVFADYGPLGTITCRFE
- the hpaD gene encoding 3,4-dihydroxyphenylacetate 2,3-dioxygenase, whose translation is MENRTPTPGIAPPDIVRCAYTDLVVTDLERSRKFYVDVLGLHVTEEDENAIYLRSLEEFIHHNLVLRKGPVAAVAALAYRVRSPEDVDTAEAYYKELGCRTERRKDGFVKGIGDSVRVEDPLGFPYEFFYETEHVERLTQRYDLYSAGELVRLDHFNQVTPDVPRGRAYLEDLGFRVSEDIKDSAGVTYAAWMHRKHTVHDTALTGGDGPRMHHMAFATHEKHNIIQICDKMGALRISDRIERGPGRHGVSNAFYLYILDPDDHRIEIYTQDYYTGDPDNPTITWDVHDNQRRDWWGNPVVPSWYTEASLVLDLDGNPQPLTKRTETSEMAVTIGADGFSYTRPDDESGSYAGEAAKGFKIGTQL